The genomic interval AATCGTCCGGGATGCAACAGATATGCCACCCTTTTCCAAAGCGTGAGCTACCTGCATCGAACGCTGCCGCACGTCCTTCCATGTGTATCGGTGCACATCGCCTTCTACTCGGCGCGAAACAATTTCTCCGTCACCATGATGTCTCGCTGCGAAATCAATCAACGAGGAGATCAACAATGGTTGGCGCTGCATCAAACCCAACATACATTTTCCTTATCTCTTTTAGGCCACGCGAAATAGCTCGGATGTTGCTCGCCGCAACCAAATAATCGCGGAATCTCGATGGAATCGGGTATGCCAATATTGGTATCCAGCCAACAATGGCAGCTCAACAGGAAGTCGATACATCTGAAGGTCGCCGGCGGCGCAAAATCTTTCAGCCAAGGGCTGGGGTATCGTGGCCAATAAATCGCTGTTTTCGATGATCGAAGGAATATTCAATGCATGAGGCACCGTGATCTTGCATTTCCGTTGAATTCCACGCTGCTTCAGCTCTCTGTCGAGCCAAGTGGATTCATGCGGGCTGCGCCTCACCACCGCATGCTCCTCCAAAAGGTATTGTTCACGCGTCAACACTCCACGCAGGCGAGGGTGAGATCGCCTCGCAATGCAAACGAAAGGGTTGCGAAACAGCAGTTGCCGGTGAAGGTTCATCTCCTGAATGCCAGACAGAAATCCACATGCAAGGTCCACCTTTCCAGACTCCATCAAATGATGGAGCTGGTCAGCAGGATGGTCCACGATGTTGATCGTGATGTTGCGTGCCGTCGCAATGTGCTCGAGGATTGGTGGCACAAAAATGACGGCGCCAGCCGCCGTGATATTGATGGAGAATGTACGAGTTTCATCACGCGCCTGAAAACTGATTTCGGGCTCCAGCAATATCTCATCTTGAATGGTCCGCAATGCCTTGGAAATGGCCGGCGCCAGTTTCAAAGCCAACGGCGTCGGGTGCAAGCCGGCATGAGTGCGGATGAATAACGGATCGTTGAAGAGCTTCCGCAGTTTGGCAAGCGCATAGCTGCTTGCCGGCTGACTCATGCCTAGCGCT from Bacteroidota bacterium carries:
- a CDS encoding LysR family transcriptional regulator, whose translation is MKISDVDLNLLPLFDELIRTRKVSAAARALGMSQPASSYALAKLRKLFNDPLFIRTHAGLHPTPLALKLAPAISKALRTIQDEILLEPEISFQARDETRTFSINITAAGAVIFVPPILEHIATARNITINIVDHPADQLHHLMESGKVDLACGFLSGIQEMNLHRQLLFRNPFVCIARRSHPRLRGVLTREQYLLEEHAVVRRSPHESTWLDRELKQRGIQRKCKITVPHALNIPSIIENSDLLATIPQPLAERFCAAGDLQMYRLPVELPLLAGYQYWHTRFHRDSAIIWLRRATSELFRVA